A part of Papaver somniferum cultivar HN1 unplaced genomic scaffold, ASM357369v1 unplaced-scaffold_118, whole genome shotgun sequence genomic DNA contains:
- the LOC113330688 gene encoding EEF1A lysine methyltransferase 4-like isoform X7 — MQKRLLSKGIKDIQVLVADMLDLPFEKESFDVVIEKGTMDVVFVDSGDPWNPRPETVKKAMAMLQGVHRVLKPDGVFVSISFGQPHFRRPLFEAPEFSWSIEWKTFGDGFHYFFYILKKDS; from the exons ATGCAGAAGAGGTTATTATCTAAGGGAATTAAAG ATATTCAAGTGCTGGTGGCTGACATGTTAGACCTTCCCTTTGAAAAGGAATCCTTTGATGTTGTTATAGAGAAAGGAACTATG GATGTAGTATTTGTAGACAGTGGCGACCCTTGGAATCCACGACCTGAAACAGTAAAGAAGGCAATGGCTATGCTTCAAGGAGTTCACCGGGTCCTGAAACCTGATGGAGTTTTCGTATCAATTTCTTTCGGACAG CCACATTTTAGACGTCCCTTATTCGAAGCTCCAGAGTTTAGCTGGTCTATTGAGTGGAAAACATTTGGGGATGGATTCCATTATTTTTTCTACATCTTAAAGAAG GATTCATGA
- the LOC113330688 gene encoding EEF1A lysine methyltransferase 4-like isoform X5 has product MQKRLLSKGIKDIQVLVADMLDLPFEKESFDVVIEKGTMDVVFVDSGDPWNPRPETVKKAMAMLQGVHRVLKPDGVFVSISFGQPHFRRPLFEAPEFSWSIEWKTFGDGFHYFFYILKKAFRKG; this is encoded by the exons ATGCAGAAGAGGTTATTATCTAAGGGAATTAAAG ATATTCAAGTGCTGGTGGCTGACATGTTAGACCTTCCCTTTGAAAAGGAATCCTTTGATGTTGTTATAGAGAAAGGAACTATG GATGTAGTATTTGTAGACAGTGGCGACCCTTGGAATCCACGACCTGAAACAGTAAAGAAGGCAATGGCTATGCTTCAAGGAGTTCACCGGGTCCTGAAACCTGATGGAGTTTTCGTATCAATTTCTTTCGGACAG CCACATTTTAGACGTCCCTTATTCGAAGCTCCAGAGTTTAGCTGGTCTATTGAGTGGAAAACATTTGGGGATGGATTCCATTATTTTTTCTACATCTTAAAGAAG GCTTTCAGGAAAGGCTGA
- the LOC113330688 gene encoding EEF1A lysine methyltransferase 4-like isoform X4 has protein sequence MQKRLLSKGIKDIQVLVADMLDLPFEKESFDVVIEKGTMDVVFVDSGDPWNPRPETVKKAMAMLQGVHRVLKPDGVFVSISFGQPHFRRPLFEAPEFSWSIEWKTFGDGFHYFFYILKKELGRRFLP, from the exons ATGCAGAAGAGGTTATTATCTAAGGGAATTAAAG ATATTCAAGTGCTGGTGGCTGACATGTTAGACCTTCCCTTTGAAAAGGAATCCTTTGATGTTGTTATAGAGAAAGGAACTATG GATGTAGTATTTGTAGACAGTGGCGACCCTTGGAATCCACGACCTGAAACAGTAAAGAAGGCAATGGCTATGCTTCAAGGAGTTCACCGGGTCCTGAAACCTGATGGAGTTTTCGTATCAATTTCTTTCGGACAG CCACATTTTAGACGTCCCTTATTCGAAGCTCCAGAGTTTAGCTGGTCTATTGAGTGGAAAACATTTGGGGATGGATTCCATTATTTTTTCTACATCTTAAAGAAG GAGTTAGGGAGAAGATTCTTACCTTAA
- the LOC113330688 gene encoding EEF1A lysine methyltransferase 4-like isoform X3: MQKRLLSKGIKDIQVLVADMLDLPFEKESFDVVIEKGTMDVVFVDSGDPWNPRPETVKKAMAMLQGVHRVLKPDGVFVSISFGQPHFRRPLFEAPEFSWSIEWKTFGDGFHYFFYILKKTIFTGFQERLNILIIPQSGLP, encoded by the exons ATGCAGAAGAGGTTATTATCTAAGGGAATTAAAG ATATTCAAGTGCTGGTGGCTGACATGTTAGACCTTCCCTTTGAAAAGGAATCCTTTGATGTTGTTATAGAGAAAGGAACTATG GATGTAGTATTTGTAGACAGTGGCGACCCTTGGAATCCACGACCTGAAACAGTAAAGAAGGCAATGGCTATGCTTCAAGGAGTTCACCGGGTCCTGAAACCTGATGGAGTTTTCGTATCAATTTCTTTCGGACAG CCACATTTTAGACGTCCCTTATTCGAAGCTCCAGAGTTTAGCTGGTCTATTGAGTGGAAAACATTTGGGGATGGATTCCATTATTTTTTCTACATCTTAAAGAAG ACTATCTTTACAGGCTTTCAGGAAAGGCTGAACATCCTAATAATACCTCAGTCAGGATTGCCATGA
- the LOC113330688 gene encoding EEF1A lysine methyltransferase 4-like isoform X1: MQKRLLSKGIKDIQVLVADMLDLPFEKESFDVVIEKGTMDVVFVDSGDPWNPRPETVKKAMAMLQGVHRVLKPDGVFVSISFGQPHFRRPLFEAPEFSWSIEWKTFGDGFHYFFYILKKGRRMTDSKPCMEKSDRPSISLYQEELEDENYMFRTNVEEL, from the exons ATGCAGAAGAGGTTATTATCTAAGGGAATTAAAG ATATTCAAGTGCTGGTGGCTGACATGTTAGACCTTCCCTTTGAAAAGGAATCCTTTGATGTTGTTATAGAGAAAGGAACTATG GATGTAGTATTTGTAGACAGTGGCGACCCTTGGAATCCACGACCTGAAACAGTAAAGAAGGCAATGGCTATGCTTCAAGGAGTTCACCGGGTCCTGAAACCTGATGGAGTTTTCGTATCAATTTCTTTCGGACAG CCACATTTTAGACGTCCCTTATTCGAAGCTCCAGAGTTTAGCTGGTCTATTGAGTGGAAAACATTTGGGGATGGATTCCATTATTTTTTCTACATCTTAAAGAAG GGGAGAAGAATGACAGACAGTAAACCATGCATGGAGAAGTCCGACAGGCCTTCTATTTCATTATATCAGGAAGAGCTAGAGGATGAAAATTACATGTTCCGAACAAATGTCGAGGAGTTGTAA
- the LOC113330688 gene encoding EEF1A lysine methyltransferase 4-like isoform X2 — MICRRDIQVLVADMLDLPFEKESFDVVIEKGTMDVVFVDSGDPWNPRPETVKKAMAMLQGVHRVLKPDGVFVSISFGQPHFRRPLFEAPEFSWSIEWKTFGDGFHYFFYILKKGRRMTDSKPCMEKSDRPSISLYQEELEDENYMFRTNVEEL, encoded by the exons ATGATATGCAGAAGAG ATATTCAAGTGCTGGTGGCTGACATGTTAGACCTTCCCTTTGAAAAGGAATCCTTTGATGTTGTTATAGAGAAAGGAACTATG GATGTAGTATTTGTAGACAGTGGCGACCCTTGGAATCCACGACCTGAAACAGTAAAGAAGGCAATGGCTATGCTTCAAGGAGTTCACCGGGTCCTGAAACCTGATGGAGTTTTCGTATCAATTTCTTTCGGACAG CCACATTTTAGACGTCCCTTATTCGAAGCTCCAGAGTTTAGCTGGTCTATTGAGTGGAAAACATTTGGGGATGGATTCCATTATTTTTTCTACATCTTAAAGAAG GGGAGAAGAATGACAGACAGTAAACCATGCATGGAGAAGTCCGACAGGCCTTCTATTTCATTATATCAGGAAGAGCTAGAGGATGAAAATTACATGTTCCGAACAAATGTCGAGGAGTTGTAA
- the LOC113330688 gene encoding EEF1A lysine methyltransferase 4-like isoform X6, whose amino-acid sequence MQKRLLSKGIKDIQVLVADMLDLPFEKESFDVVIEKGTMDVVFVDSGDPWNPRPETVKKAMAMLQGVHRVLKPDGVFVSISFGQPHFRRPLFEAPEFSWSIEWKTFGDGFHYFFYILKKNDRQ is encoded by the exons ATGCAGAAGAGGTTATTATCTAAGGGAATTAAAG ATATTCAAGTGCTGGTGGCTGACATGTTAGACCTTCCCTTTGAAAAGGAATCCTTTGATGTTGTTATAGAGAAAGGAACTATG GATGTAGTATTTGTAGACAGTGGCGACCCTTGGAATCCACGACCTGAAACAGTAAAGAAGGCAATGGCTATGCTTCAAGGAGTTCACCGGGTCCTGAAACCTGATGGAGTTTTCGTATCAATTTCTTTCGGACAG CCACATTTTAGACGTCCCTTATTCGAAGCTCCAGAGTTTAGCTGGTCTATTGAGTGGAAAACATTTGGGGATGGATTCCATTATTTTTTCTACATCTTAAAGAAG AATGACAGACAGTAA